In Paraburkholderia terrae, a genomic segment contains:
- a CDS encoding LysR substrate-binding domain-containing protein — protein sequence MKTAVAGTKGYRRLIPSMTALVEFESVARLSSFTVAANELGVTQAAVSRQVKFLEDTLGVRLFHRLHRSIELTEEGEALYLVVAESMQKIAGVFDRLSSGPVQQELVLAATSAFSHFRLLPRLASLKKAQPNLQLRLSTQMFTADLRHKEIDVAVRFGNGRWSDGTATLLFDEEVFPVCSPKWVESRGMPRSLQDVANAALIESDSTSEGWMGWEAWFNAVGLRPLRLNFALRCSLYTDAIQAARYGEGIALGWGRLVHDLVETGELVRLPVASFKPNDAYFIVVPHGRTITAATDGLIDWLRQDSLA from the coding sequence ATGAAAACGGCTGTTGCAGGGACCAAAGGATACCGGCGCCTCATTCCGTCGATGACGGCCCTCGTCGAGTTCGAATCGGTCGCGCGTCTGAGCAGTTTCACGGTCGCGGCGAACGAACTCGGCGTCACGCAGGCGGCCGTCAGCCGGCAGGTCAAGTTCCTCGAAGACACGCTCGGCGTGCGGCTCTTTCACCGCCTGCACCGATCGATCGAGCTAACGGAAGAAGGCGAGGCGCTGTACCTCGTCGTCGCCGAGTCGATGCAGAAAATTGCCGGCGTGTTCGACCGGCTTTCCAGCGGCCCTGTGCAGCAGGAACTGGTGCTGGCGGCGACGTCGGCCTTCTCGCACTTTCGTCTGTTGCCGCGTCTCGCCTCGCTCAAGAAAGCGCAGCCGAATCTTCAGCTTCGCCTTTCCACGCAGATGTTCACGGCGGACCTGCGGCACAAGGAGATCGATGTCGCGGTGCGCTTCGGCAACGGACGATGGAGCGACGGCACGGCAACCTTGCTGTTCGACGAGGAAGTCTTTCCCGTGTGCTCGCCGAAGTGGGTGGAATCGCGCGGGATGCCGCGATCGCTGCAGGACGTCGCGAACGCGGCGCTGATCGAGTCGGATTCGACGTCGGAAGGCTGGATGGGGTGGGAAGCCTGGTTCAATGCCGTCGGCCTGCGGCCGCTGCGTCTGAACTTCGCGTTGCGCTGCAGCCTGTACACGGACGCGATCCAGGCCGCCCGTTATGGCGAGGGCATCGCGCTTGGCTGGGGAAGGCTCGTCCACGATCTCGTCGAAACGGGTGAACTGGTGAGGCTGCCCGTCGCGTCGTTCAAGCCGAACGATGCGTACTTCATCGTGGTGCCGCATGGGCGCACCATCACGGCCGCCACAGACGGCCTGATCGACTGGCTGCGGCAGGATTCGCTCGCATAA
- a CDS encoding aromatic ring-hydroxylating oxygenase subunit alpha encodes MSEVSFKTHGELIRSRQSGHGMPGELFGRQDVFETDVEVFFHKHWILVGVTADVPEPGDVSVVDIGKASIMIVRDDDENVRTYRNVCRHRGARLKEAGKSTVGMLVCPYHQWTYDLDGSLRHASHMGKDFDATCRSLIPVHTKIVGTHIFVCLAAEPPEDIAKLEETLVPRFAPYDLRNTKIAFEQEIIEEGNWKLVMENNRECYHCAATHPELTASFLPEDFGFCPDNLTEESLRALDEYKSRNAACQASWERDGFISAAFERLDEDAVTQFRTQQLVIAGNGESQTLSTKVASTRLLGNLQRRDLGDMHLWTHNSWTHVMSDHAVISYIIPLAPDKTLVRSKWLVHVDAVEGIDYKVSDLTEVWIATNTQDKHLVEITHEGTQDPAYTPGMFSPFTETYVDQFSRWYAARLSAHGI; translated from the coding sequence ATGTCCGAAGTGTCATTCAAAACTCATGGCGAATTGATTCGCAGCCGTCAGTCCGGTCACGGCATGCCCGGCGAGTTGTTCGGGCGTCAGGACGTGTTCGAGACGGACGTCGAGGTATTTTTTCACAAGCACTGGATTCTCGTCGGCGTGACAGCGGATGTTCCCGAACCGGGCGATGTTTCCGTCGTCGATATCGGCAAGGCGTCGATCATGATCGTGCGGGACGACGACGAAAACGTCCGCACCTACCGGAACGTCTGCCGCCATCGCGGCGCGCGTCTGAAGGAGGCGGGGAAGTCGACGGTCGGCATGCTGGTCTGTCCTTACCATCAATGGACCTATGACCTCGACGGCAGCCTGCGCCACGCATCGCACATGGGTAAGGACTTCGATGCCACTTGCCGCAGCCTGATCCCGGTGCATACGAAAATTGTCGGCACGCATATCTTCGTGTGCCTCGCCGCGGAACCGCCCGAAGATATCGCGAAACTCGAAGAAACCTTGGTGCCGCGTTTCGCTCCGTATGACCTGCGGAATACGAAGATTGCTTTCGAGCAGGAGATCATCGAAGAAGGCAACTGGAAACTCGTGATGGAAAACAACCGCGAGTGCTACCACTGCGCGGCGACGCATCCCGAACTGACAGCCTCGTTTCTTCCTGAAGACTTCGGCTTTTGCCCGGACAACCTGACGGAAGAATCGCTGCGCGCGCTGGACGAATACAAATCGCGCAACGCGGCGTGTCAGGCAAGCTGGGAGCGGGATGGTTTTATCAGTGCCGCCTTCGAGCGGCTCGACGAAGACGCCGTCACCCAGTTCAGAACGCAGCAACTGGTCATTGCGGGCAACGGCGAATCGCAAACGCTCAGTACCAAAGTGGCGAGTACCCGGCTGTTAGGCAATCTGCAGCGCCGCGACCTCGGCGATATGCATCTCTGGACGCACAACTCATGGACCCATGTGATGAGCGACCATGCGGTGATCAGCTACATCATTCCGCTGGCGCCGGACAAGACGCTGGTGCGGTCGAAATGGCTCGTCCATGTCGATGCGGTGGAAGGCATCGATTACAAGGTGTCGGACCTGACCGAAGTGTGGATCGCGACCAACACGCAGGACAAGCACCTCGTCGAAATCACGCATGAAGGCACGCAGGACCCGGCCTACACGCCGGGCATGTTCTCGCCGTTCACCGAAACCTACGTGGACCAGTTCTCGCGCTGGTATGCAGCGCGTTTGAGCGCGCACGGCATCTGA
- a CDS encoding hybrid-cluster NAD(P)-dependent oxidoreductase, which yields MNSIERVFDPAFDAADRFTDASTWESGGRLWPSNERQVLTCCRVVDETHDVKSFEFRAGDGLPVRFEPGQFLTVSADVNGQPVERCYTISSPPTRPWLLSITVKRVPGGVMSNWLHDNMKPGNQLQAYGPSGTFTPTGSCAAKSLYLSAGSGVTPLMSMTRASIDLGLDRDIAFVHSARTPADIVFRDELRRLAKLSPRLQLFFLCEGVGDELDWTGETGRLSLALLAKWIPDYAEREVFTCGPAGYMGAVRGILREGGHDPARYHQESFDIASDVVVQAAAPRSTESAVSQATYTVKLSRSARSFTMTATETVLAAAKKAGVPIPSSCSQGVCGTCKTKLLEGSVDMQHNGGIRDREVVKGFRLLCCSRPTSDLVLEL from the coding sequence ATGAATTCTATCGAAAGGGTATTCGACCCGGCGTTCGATGCAGCGGACCGGTTCACTGATGCCAGCACGTGGGAGTCCGGCGGCAGGCTCTGGCCGAGCAACGAGCGGCAGGTGCTGACGTGCTGCCGCGTGGTGGACGAAACGCATGATGTGAAGAGCTTCGAGTTCCGCGCGGGCGACGGCTTGCCCGTGCGCTTCGAGCCGGGGCAATTCCTGACGGTATCCGCGGATGTGAACGGGCAACCTGTCGAGCGCTGCTACACGATCTCGTCGCCGCCGACGCGTCCCTGGTTGCTGTCCATTACGGTCAAGCGGGTTCCGGGCGGCGTCATGTCCAACTGGCTTCACGACAACATGAAGCCGGGAAACCAGCTGCAAGCGTACGGGCCGTCCGGCACCTTCACGCCGACGGGTTCTTGCGCGGCGAAGTCGCTGTATCTGTCGGCGGGTTCGGGCGTGACGCCGTTGATGTCGATGACGCGCGCCAGCATCGACCTTGGCCTCGACCGCGATATCGCGTTCGTACACAGCGCGAGAACGCCCGCCGATATCGTCTTTCGCGACGAACTGCGCAGGCTCGCGAAGCTGTCGCCGCGTCTCCAGCTGTTCTTCTTATGCGAAGGTGTCGGCGACGAACTCGACTGGACGGGGGAGACAGGCCGGCTCAGTCTCGCGCTTCTTGCGAAGTGGATTCCCGACTACGCCGAACGCGAGGTGTTCACTTGCGGGCCTGCAGGCTATATGGGCGCGGTGAGGGGGATTCTTCGCGAAGGCGGTCACGATCCGGCGCGCTATCACCAGGAAAGTTTCGACATCGCGTCCGATGTCGTCGTACAGGCAGCGGCGCCGCGCTCGACCGAGAGCGCTGTGAGTCAGGCAACGTACACCGTCAAGCTGTCCCGCTCTGCGAGGTCGTTCACGATGACCGCGACGGAAACGGTGCTCGCCGCCGCGAAAAAGGCGGGTGTGCCGATCCCATCGTCGTGCAGTCAGGGCGTATGCGGAACCTGCAAGACGAAGCTGCTTGAAGGTAGCGTCGATATGCAACACAACGGCGGGATACGTGACCGGGAAGTCGTCAAGGGCTTCAGGCTTCTATGTTGCAGCCGTCCGACGTCCGATCTGGTGCTGGAACTTTGA